In Candidatus Hydrogenedentota bacterium, the genomic stretch AATAGTCGCGCACGTGGTATCCGACACGGGCGATAAGTTTGCCATGGGTCACGCTCACCTCGGTGATGTGTTTCCCGTAGATGATAAGCTCGCCGCCGTCGGCCACCACCGGCTCCAGTTTGTACATGCACTTGCCCGCCACCCAAATCTCGTCGTACATGGGCGGCGCCATGGCCAGCACACTTTTGAAGGGACGGTCCTTGTAAATAATGTGCGTCTTGGCGCTCAGATCCGCCGCCGTGTCCCAAGCCTCCTCGGGGGTGCCGAAGAAGACCGCCCTGGTGTCCTTCTTCACCTGGGTCAGGCAGAAGCAGCGCTTCTCCACGGGAATCATCGCCGCGGCGCGGTTCACCACGGCGCGGACCGGCGTGTGCTTGGTGCCGTTGATGGCGTAGTTGGTGATGAGCGCGCCCAGCCAGTGGAACAGGTTCAGGATGTCCGCCCCGGAAACGCCGGGGAAGAAATACTTGTTGCCGCCGCTGAACCCGACCACCTCGTGGGGAAAGACCGGGCCGACAACGCAGACCAGGTCATAGTCCAGCACCCGCCGGTTTATGGCCACCTCCGCAGACTGCCGCATGAGCCCGCCGGAGATTTCCGATATCTCGTCCTCTGTGATGGTGCCCAGCACGGCAAGCGCCTCGGGATTTTGCCATTCGTGGTTATAGATGCCGATACGCCCGTAGCGGCCCGCGCGCTCCTCCGGCGTGATGCCCAGCAGGGCGTTGATCATCCCGTCCGTCATGGGCGGATGCGTCCCCAGGGCGATGAGGTAGTCCATTTGCAGGGCACGGGGAAACACCGCGTCATACAGTGCCCGGAACATCAGCGGCATGGGCATGCTGCGGGTCTGGTCGGGAATGATGAAGAGGACCTTTTTCCCGTCAATCGGCAGGGTGGCGCAGGCCTCCTGCACGAAACCATGCAGTTCCTGGGGATGAAGATAACCGTTATCGGCGATGCGCTGCATGGTCATGGCGATGTTAACTCCGGTGTGTGGGCGGAAGAATGATAAAACACTTCACGCCACAGTAAAACCAATGCCCGACAGTGTCGCCGCCACAATGGGCGCTTCCGGCTGGACAATCATCCGCGTGTTGAAGAACTCCCTGCGCCGGGGGTATTCCTTGCGGAGGCGGTCAAAGAAAGCCGCCTGCGCCTCGGGGCCGTCCTGCAGGGCAATTTCACGCATGCGGGCATCATCGGCCATTATGTCATAAACCTTCCGGACCGCGCCATGAACGGCGTCCGGGTCTCCTGCGTTTACAGTCAGTTCAGGGCATTCTGGCGCGGGCAGCAGGGGCCTGGGGTCCCATGCGGCGGGCAGTCCAAGCGAGGCGCAGAGGGCCTCGCAAATCTGGCGGGTGCCGTTGACTTTGCCGTCAAAGGAATACCCCGCGATATGGGGTGTGGCGATGTCCACCAGTCCGAGAAGTTCCAGGTCGGGCCGGGGCTCGCCCTCCCACACGTCCAGCACCGCCGCCCGCACCTGGCCCGAACGCAGGGCAGTCTTGAGGGCGGCGTTGTCCACCACGGCGCCCCGGGACGAGTTCAGGAGAATGACGCCGGGTTTCATCCGGGCCATCAGCGCCCCGTCGCAAAGGTGCCAGGTGGGGTGCGGCCCGGCCTTTTCCATCGGCACATGGAAGGTGATGAGGTCACAGTCCAGCAGTTCGTCCAAAGGACGGAAGCGCGCGTCCCCCTCGCGCTCGAAACGCGGCGGGTCGCACAGGACGCATTCCAGACCGAGGGCCTCCGCCTTTTTCCAGACCCGCCCCCCCACATTGCCCACGCCCACAATGCCCAGTTTCATGCTGGACAGGTCCAGGGTGTGCTTTTCAGCCAAATGCAGCAGTGCGGCGGTGATGTAATCCCCCACGCTGTTCGCGTTGCACCCAGGCGCGCTGGAAAAAGCGACGCCATTCTCCGCCAGCCAGGCCTTGTCTATGTGGTCCTCGCCGATGGTGCAGGTGCCCACAAACCGGACCGGGGTGCCCTCCAGGAGTTCCCGGTTCACCTTTGTGATGCTGCGCACCACCAGGGCGTCCGCGTCCACCAGCATGTCCCGGCTGATTTTCCGGCCGTGGGCCGTCACCACCGCGCCCAGCAGGCCGAACGCCTCGCGCCCGTAGGGCACATTCTCGTCCACAAGTATTTTCATGAGCGGCTCCCGCGTGTGACATGGAAAAAACGTAATACTTAGCCGATTGCCGTGAGCTTCGCTAAAACAGGATTAGCCCGGATATCTCACCATAATTGAAACCCGGGCCGTCATTTTGTGG encodes the following:
- a CDS encoding DUF2088 domain-containing protein: MTMQRIADNGYLHPQELHGFVQEACATLPIDGKKVLFIIPDQTRSMPMPLMFRALYDAVFPRALQMDYLIALGTHPPMTDGMINALLGITPEERAGRYGRIGIYNHEWQNPEALAVLGTITEDEISEISGGLMRQSAEVAINRRVLDYDLVCVVGPVFPHEVVGFSGGNKYFFPGVSGADILNLFHWLGALITNYAINGTKHTPVRAVVNRAAAMIPVEKRCFCLTQVKKDTRAVFFGTPEEAWDTAADLSAKTHIIYKDRPFKSVLAMAPPMYDEIWVAGKCMYKLEPVVADGGELIIYGKHITEVSVTHGKLIARVGYHVRDYFLKQMDRFQDIPGGILAHSTHVRGMGTYEDGVEWPRVQVTLATSIPEEECRAINLGYRDPDSINPEDWRNREDEGLLLVPDAGEILYRLKV
- the pdxB gene encoding 4-phosphoerythronate dehydrogenase PdxB, coding for MKILVDENVPYGREAFGLLGAVVTAHGRKISRDMLVDADALVVRSITKVNRELLEGTPVRFVGTCTIGEDHIDKAWLAENGVAFSSAPGCNANSVGDYITAALLHLAEKHTLDLSSMKLGIVGVGNVGGRVWKKAEALGLECVLCDPPRFEREGDARFRPLDELLDCDLITFHVPMEKAGPHPTWHLCDGALMARMKPGVILLNSSRGAVVDNAALKTALRSGQVRAAVLDVWEGEPRPDLELLGLVDIATPHIAGYSFDGKVNGTRQICEALCASLGLPAAWDPRPLLPAPECPELTVNAGDPDAVHGAVRKVYDIMADDARMREIALQDGPEAQAAFFDRLRKEYPRRREFFNTRMIVQPEAPIVAATLSGIGFTVA